TTTACTCCAGCATAAAGACAGCTTGATGCAAAGAAAGATTAAAAAATTCAATGAAAATAATTGGTACAAATGGGGGAGAATGCATCACATATCCCCTAAAAAACGCATTTATGTCAACACCAAAACGCGCCAAAAAAACCCTTTTTTTATCCACCAATGCCCTAATTATGACGGCTCTATTTTAGCCCTATTCCCTTATAACCAAAACTTGGATTTACAAAATCTCTGCGATAAACTCAACGCTATCAACTGGCAAGAATTAGGCTTTGTGTGCGACGGGCGTTTTTTGTTTTCACAGCGCTCTTTAGAAAACACGCTTTTGCCTAAAGACTTTTTAAATGAGGATCAAACTTGTTAGAAACTTTGCAATTAAACCCTGAGCAATTAAAAGCGGCTTCGGCTTTGAAAGGGTATAATTTAGTGATTGCGAGCGCTGGCACAGGAAAGACTTCTACGATTGTGGGGCGCATTTTATACCTGCTTGATAACGGCATCAAGCCTGAAGAAATCTTGCTTTTGACTTTCACCAATAAAGCGAGTAGTGAAATGATTGCAAGGGTGGCTAAATATTCCAAATTAAGCTCCAAAATTGAAGCGGGCACTTTCCATGCGGTGGCGTATCGCTATTTAAAAGAGCATTACCCTAATTTAAGCCTAAAGCAGCCTAAAGAATTGCGAAAACTTTTAGAAAGCATTGTGGACACTAAAAACGCGCTGGCAGATGACGATAAAAAGCCCTACACTCCGCAGCATTTATACGCTCTCTATTCTCTTTATACCAACGCTCTCAAACAAGAAGATTTTAGCGCATGGCTTTCTAGTAAAAACCCTGAACACACGCCATACGCCGCCTTTTATGAAAACATTTTAAAAGAATTTGAAAACACTAAAAAAAAGCATAATTATATGGACTATAACGACTTACTGCTGCTGTTTAAAAAAACGATGCTAGAAAGATCTAGCCCTTATAAAGAAGTGCTTTGCGATGAGTTTCAAGACACTAACCCCTTACAAGAATCCATTTTAGACGCTATCAACCCTCCCAGTTTGTTTTGCGTGGGCGATTACGATCAGAGCATTTACGCTTTTAATGGAGCGGATATTTCTATTATTTCTAATTTCACTCAAAAATACAAAAACGCCCAGGTTTTCACGCTCACCAAAAACTACCGCTCTTCTAAAGAGATTTTAGATCTCGCTAATCAAGTGATACAGCATAACCAACGCATTTACCCTAAAAATTTAGAAGTGGTGAAATCAGGGCGTTTCAATAAACCCACGCTTTTAAATTACAACGACAATATCGCGCAATGCCAAGACATCGCTAAACGCATTGTCATGCGAAAGAATTTTAAAGAAGTGGCAGTGATTTTTAGGAATAACGCGAGCGCGGATCAATTAGAAGCCGCTTTAAGATCCCACAATGTGCCAAGCAAAAGAAAAGGGAGCACAAGCTTTTTTGAATCCAAAGAAGTGGCGTTAGCGTTAGATATTTGCGCGCTAATCTTTAACCCTAAAGACATTATGGCGGCAATTCATGTTTTAAGCTATATCAGCGATATTGGCTCTAACACCGCTAAAGATATTCATGAGGCCTTAATGCTTTTAGGCGATGGCGATCTCAAATCAGCCTTAATTCAGCCTAATAAAGAAGCCAAAATTTACACGAAGAAAAAAGAAATCACCTCTATGGGGCTTTTTGAAGAAATCTTTGCCCTAGAAAACAGCTCAAGGTTTAATAGCGTGATGGATAAAGCGTTTCATTCGCACCCGGTGTTGATGCACCCTAAAATCTCACTCAATGGGGCTAAAATGCTTAGCGATTTTTTCATTCTTTATACCAAAGCCTCTACCCATTCCCCTAGCGCTTTAATCACACACATTCTAAAAAGCGCGTTTTTTCAAACCTTTAAAACACGCCTTTTAAAAGAGCGATCCAAAAATAAGGATGGCTCTTATAACGAGTTTAAAAAACTCCAAGCGCAAAAACGCTTCAATGAAAAAATGGACTTACTGAGTTCTTTGGCAAAAAATTACCAAAATTTAGGGCGTTTTTTAAACGGCACTTTAATAGGCTCTAGTGAAGCCACGCAAGGTGAGGGCGTGAATCTATTGAGCGTGCATGCTTCTAAAGGCTTAGAATTTAAAGATGTTTATATTATAGATTTAATGGAGGGCCGTTTCCCTAACCACAAGCTCATGAATACCGGTGGGGGCATTGAAGAAGAAAGGCGGCTTTTTTATGTCGCTATCACAAGGGCTAAGGAAAATTTATGGCTTTCTTATGCGAAAAACGAATTGAGAGAAAACGCCAAACCTAAAGAGCATAAGCCCTCGGTGTTTTTGTATGAAGCGGGGCTTTTGAAACCCGATTCAAAATAAAATGGATTTTTGTATGTTTAAGCAGAAAATAAATGACTTTCATGGTAGTGTCTTCACACCAAAACGCTAGCATATCATTTGAATATAGTGGGATTTTGTGGGATACAGGAAAACGCTAGCAACCATAGATTTCAACTCTAGCTTGCACTAGAGCCAAAATTTTAGTATAATGGCGTTGCGAGAGCCATTAAAACTATGATTACTAATAATAACTTTATAGTTGGTTATCTCCTTTCGGGGTAACCACCCGCTATTACCCCAAACCCTAAACATGCTCCAAATTTTCGCAACAAACAAAAGAGAAACCCAGAAATTACTATTTGCGTTGGCGTGATTTTACATTAAAACCCTAAGAATGCCAAAAAGCATTTTTAAAACCCACAAAAATTTAAGGCTAATCCCCCATGAAATCCCGTTTTTTTTTTTTGTAAAAAGCGCTCCAATGGTTGTAACTTTATTGCCTTTATAAGGGGTTTTTAAGGGGATTTTTAAGGTTAGTTTAATTTTTATCATGCGAAAATACCACAATTACATCTAACAATTTGTATGGTTAAACATTATTTACAATCTTTGATGTAACTTAAATCCCAAATTTAAACTCAATCAAGGAGCATCCCATTGATAAGGAAAATCATGATAAAGAAAAATAGAACGCTGTTTCTTAGTCTAGCCCTTTGCGCTAGCATGAGTTATGCCGAAGATGATGGAGGGTTTTTCACCGTCGGTTATCAGCTTGGGCAAGTCATGCAAGATGTCCAAAACCCAGGCGGCACTAAAAGAGACGAACTCGCAAGAGAGCTTAACGCTGATGTAACGAACAACATTTTAAACAACAACACCGGAGGCAATGTCGCAGGGGCGTTGAGTAACGCTTTCTCCCAATACCTTTATTCGCTTTTAGGGGCGTATCCCACTAGTCTCAATGGTAACGATGTGTCTGCGAACGCTCTTTTACAGGGTGCGGTAGGCAGTGGGACTTGCGCGGCTGCAGGGACAGCTGGTGGCAGCTCTCTTAACACTCAAAGCGCTTGCACCGCTGCGGGCTATTATTGGCTCCCTAGCTTGACTAATAGGGTTTTAAGCACGATCGGTAGTGAGACTAACTACGGCACGAACACCAATTTCCCCAACATGCAACAACAGCTCACCTACTTGAATGCGGGGAATGTGTTTTTTAACGCGATGAATAAGGCTTTAGAGGCTAAGAATGGAACTAGTGAAACTAGTGGTGCGACTGGTCCAAATAATGAAACTTACTCTACACAAGCTATTCAATACCTTAAAGGCCAACAAACAATTCTCAATAACGCAGCCAACTTGCTCAAGCAAGATGAATTGCTTTTAGAAGCTTTCAACTCTGCCGTAGCCGCCAATATTGGGAATAAGGAATTCAATTCAGCCGTTTTTACAGGTTTGGTGCAAGGCATTATTGATCAATCTCAATTGGTTTATAACGAGCTCACTAAAAACACCATTACCGGGAGTGCGGTTAATAGCGCTGGGATAAATTCCAACCAAGCTAACTCTGTGCAAGGACGTGCTAGTCAGCTCCCTAACGCTCTTCTTAACGCAGAAGAAACTTTGAATAAAATCAACGCGCTCAATAATCAGGTTAGAAGCATGCCTTACTTGCCCCAATTCAGAGCCGGGAACAGCCGTTCAACGAATATTTTAAACGGGTTTTACACCAAGATAGGCTATAAGCAATTTTTCGGGAAGAAAAGGAATATCGGTTTGCGCTATTATGGTTTCTTTTCTTATAACGGAGCGAGCGTGGGCTTTAGATCCACTCAAAACAATGTAGGGTTATACACTTATGGGGTGGGGACTGATGTGTTGTATAATATCTTTAGCCGCTCGTATCAAAACCGCTCTGTGGATATGGGCTTTTTTAGCGGTATCCAATTAGCCGGTGAGACTTTCCAATCCACGCTCAGAGACGACCCCAATGTGAAATTGCATGGGAAAATCAATAACACGCACTTCCAGTTCCTTTTTGACTTCGGTATGCGGATGAACTTCGGTAAGTTGGACGGGAAATCCAACCGCCACAACCAGCACACGGTGGAATTTGGCGTAGTGGTGCCTACAATTTATAACACTTATTACAAATCTGCAGGGACTACCGTGAAGTATTTCCGTCCTTATAGCGTTTATTGGTCTTACGGGTATTCATTCTAAGAAAGGGGGGATCAGACAAATATGAAACAAAATTTAAAGCCATTCAAAATGATTAAGGAAAATTTAATGACACAATCTCAAAAAGTAAGATTCTTAGCCCCTTTAAGCCTAGCGTTAAGCTTGAGCTTCAATCAAGTAGGCGCTGAAGAAGACGGAGGCTTTATGACCTTTGGGTATGAATTAGGTCAGGTAGTCCAACAAGTGAAAAACCCGGGTAAAATCAAAGCCGAAGAATTAGCGGGCTTGTTAAACTCTACCACGACAAACAACACCAATGCCAATACTGCAGGCACAGGAGGTAATGTCGCTGGGACTTTAGGCAATCTCTTTATGAACCAATTAGGCAATTTGGTTGATTTGTATCCTACTTTGAACACTAGTTCCATCCACCAATGCGGTAGTAGTAATAGTGGTGGTGCTGCTGTTACTGCTGCTACCGCTAGTTCTAGTACTTGTTTCCAAGGTAACCTGAATCTTTATAACCAAATGGTTAGCTCTATCAAAACTTTGAGTCAAGACATCAGCAAGAATATCTTTCAAGGCAATAACAACACCACGAGCGCGAATCTCTCCAATCAGCTCAGTGAGCTTAACACCGCTAGCGTTTATTTGACTTACATGAACTCATTCTTAAACGCTAATAACCAAGCGGGTGGGATTTTTCAAAACAACACTAATAAAAATTATGGAAGTAATGTTAGTGCCGAGCAAATCGCTTATATCCTAAAGCAAGCTTCAATCACTATGGGGCCAAGCGGTGATAGCGGAGCTGCCCAAGCGTTTTTGGATGCCGCTTTAGCGCAACATGTTTTCAACTCTGCTAACGCCGGGAATGATTTGAGCGCTAAGGAATTCACTAGCTTGGTGCAAAATATCGTCAATACTTCTCAAAACGCTTTAACGCTAGCCAACAACGCTAACATTAGCAATTCAACAGGCTATCAGGTAAGCTATGGCGGGAATATTGATCAAGCGCGCTCTACCCAACTATTAAACAACGCCACAAACACTTTGGCTAAAGTCACCGCTTTGAATAACGAGCTTAAAGCTAACCCATGGCTTGGGAATTTCGCTGCCGGTAACAGCTCTCAAGTGAATGCGTTTAACGGGTTTATCACTAAAATCGGTTATAAGCAATTCTTTGGAGAAAACAAGAATGTGGGCTTACGCTACTACGGCTTCTTCAGCTATAATGGCGCGGGCGTGGGTAATGGCCCTACTTACAATCAAGTCAATTTGCTCACTTATGGGGTGGGGACTGATGTGCTTTACAATGTGTTTAGCCGCTCTTTTGGCAGCCGAAGTCTTAATGCAGGCTTCTTTGGGGGGATCCAACTTGCAGGGGATACTTACATCAGCACGCTAAGAAATAGCCCTCAGCTTGCGAAAAGACCTACAGCGACTAAATTCCAATTCTTGTTCGATGTGGGGTTACGCATGAACTTTGGTATCTTGAAAAAAGACTTGAAAAGCCATAACCAGCATTCTATAGAAATCGGTGTACAAATCCCTACGATTTATAACACTTATTATAAAGCTGGTGGCGCTGAAGTGAAATACTTCCGTCCTTATAGCGTGTATTGGGTCTATGGCTACGCTTTCTAAAAAAGCTCAAGGCCTTTTATAGGCTTTGAATGAAACCACCCCCGCTTTAAAACAAACCCAAAATCCTTATCAAATAATGGAATTAACCCCCCTATAAGAACGCTTGATTAAAAGCTATTATTTTGCTTTAGCGCTTCAAAGCTCTTTTATATTTAAATGGTGGAGTGATCAAACGCTAAAGATGTTTAGGATTTTTAATGGTTTAAAAACTTTGTTTTGTAATTCTGAATTTTATGGTAAAACTCGTTTTTTAATAGGGGGGTATTTTGAAATCATTCTCCCCCAAAACTAAATCCCCTAACAAAAGAAGAGCGCTTTTAAGAAACTAGCCGCGCAAAGTCTTTTATACTAGATTTTAAAAAATGCCTTGGAGTGTTTTTAACTTGCTGTGATTGGATTAAAAATCAAAACTTCAGCGTGAGGTTGGTCATCATGTAACTTCTGTCTTGGTAATTAGCGTTAAAATCGCCATCCGGGTTATTGAATTTGGGCGCTCCAAAATACCCTGCTTGATACCCTTTATTGATCCTAGCCCCATAATAAGTGATCCTAAAGTTAAGAAGAACCGATTCAGTGAACGCATAGCTCGCATTGAATTGCAAGGAGTATTCATTGGCCCTCCCCACTTGCCCTAACGCATTTTTATTCGCATGAGAGACGCGCCCAAAAACATGCCATGCAAAACGCTTATGGATCCCTCCAACAGAAGTGTAAAAAGTGAAAGTGTTAGCGTTAGTGATCGCATCAGCCAGCCCATCATAAGCCGTATTATCCCAAAAATCATAGCCAATCATTCCGGCATGCCTAGTCGTTATGGAGATTTCATTACCGATATAGGAAGTGTTATTACCCCTTGGCATCGTGTGAGAGCCTAAAAAAGCGTCTGAATTGCCAAAGGTGTTGTAAAAGCCAATGGACCAGTTGAAATTATCCCACCAAAAAACCTGGCGGATATTTAAAGTAACGCCATTCCTCCCTAACAACGAGCCATGAGGCGTGCTGTCTTCTAAACTATAAGTGTTTGTCTCTGGGTTATACCACCCTCTATAGTATAGTGGAAAGGTTGTCATGATCATGCTTTGAGAGCGAAAGCCTACATTTTCAAAATTCCTATTCGTGTCATAGACTAGCTTAAAACCAGGAGCGTTATAAGTCTTAGGTGCAAAATAATAAAAAAATTGAGCGTCTAAACCTCTATAAGAATAAGTCGTGGTGATCCCATGCCAACCATAATTGATGAAATCGTTGCTGTTACTGGGATTGCCTCCCTTTTTCAAATAAGGCACTGTCGCAAAAAACTCATAAATCCAAGAGTTAAACGCTAAACCTCTCCCAAAAGAACTCCACCACCAAAACCTTAACCTTTGCGTTTCAGTCTTATAGGGCTGATAATACACTTCCCACCCCTGATTCGATCCGCTCATAAAATCAATATTCGCTTCATAACGCCCCGCCTTAAACCCAAAAACATCCTTGTAATCGTATCGTAAAAAAGCGGTATCCACCACATAAGGCCTTGCATGATAGCTCGCTGATTGAGAAGTCCCCGCATAAGCAGGGCCAAGATACTTATTGAAAAAGTATCCATGATAGCCCCCAATGAAATTCTCTACAATTGAGCCAAAAATCTTCCCGTTAGCTTGGTTAATATCATACTTAGTCTTATCATAAGGAATGGCTGCAATCGCCCCACCCAAAGAGAAAGAGAGCCTATGGTTTTCGGTGCCTTTAGGGAGTAAATTGACTTTGACTTGCGCTAAAGTTACAATATCTATAAAACTTTCAGTAGGATAAATCCCCTTTTTGGTATTGATTTGAGAATTGTTAAAACCAATCTTAGAAAAGTTTTCCACACGACCACTAAACCGATAATCAAAAGCTTCTACAGGATATAATAAAAACGATAAAAGCGATAAAGAAGAAGTTAAAAAATACTTTTCTTGCCTCACTAAATTCTCCCTAATTTTAATTGTATGATCTTTTTTGTTGAGATTATAATTATAATCAAAAATAACATAAAATTAAAATATTAATTAAAATCCACAACCCTATTTTACAAAAAATAACACTTTATTGTAAATTGGTTTAAAATCAAAGGATTAAAATCATATATTCGTTATTTCTAAAGAATGTTTTATTTTTGATTAGACTAACTACCCATGAAATCCTCATTTTTTAGCCCCGTTATTAAAACTTATAAGAAATTTCAAATCTAGCGTTAAAGCCAGGCTCTGCCATGCCCCTTGCGTATTTGTCTTGATTGGGTTCATCAGGGCTCATCACCGGGCTTGCTTGATTGATGTATTGTTGGTTAAAAACATTGTTAAACACAGCGTTTAAGCTCAACCCTTCAAGTTTTTTATAAGCGGGCTTGTAAGTGATAAAAAAACTGCTCACCCCATAACCCGGCTTATGCACATGAAAAATCCCAGGCGTTTTAGGGCAATTGCTAGGCCGTCTGTCAATATCCGTAGGGCCGTTACGATAAGGGCTATAAGAGCAATAACTCAAATCCGTAACGAAGCGTGAAAGCCAAGTGATGCTAAGGCCGGTGCGCGGGATTTTATAGCTTGCCGTTAAAATAAACACATTGCCTGTCGTGGCAGCCAATTCATACACATCAGCGATCAAGCGCCCTTTTAAAGAAGGCCATGATCGCGCCACGCTCAAGCCTAAAGAAAAGCCCTTGTATTTAGCCGTCCCTGAAATTTCATAACCAGGCACATAAATAATATCTTGCGCGGGCAAGTTGGTTACAAAAAGCGTTGAAGAAAATTGATTGATGTAATTAGAAATCAATTGGACAAAACCTGCGGCTCTAAAATCAAAATACTTACTGCTGTATTCGGTGTTAAATTCCACATTTTGCCCGATTTCTGGCTTTAAATTGCGGTTATAGCGCAAATTATCTTGACGCATCCACACCAAACCTCCAGGCATAGGGCCTCTGGTTACATACGCGTAAGAAAGCCTGAAATTCAAATTTTCTAAAGGCGAGACATTTAAAGCCGCGCTAGGGCTAAACCCTTGGGTTATGTGCAATTGCCAGTCTTTATCCACTAAAGTATAGACATCATAACGAGTCCCTGCCCCTAAAGTTACCATAGGGTGTAAGGTGTAATTCGCTTGCGCATACACCCCAACCACATTCGCGGTAGCGCCATTCCTTTGGCAACGCCCGTTCATGTTGGGATCATTAGGACCCATAACCCTTAAGCATGCGTCAGGGGCATCGCCGGGTTTGACCAATTCGCTATTAGGGATCGCTTTATCAAAAGTGGTTAAATTTTGGTAATTCAACCCGTATTCAAAAAGATTGTCATTCTTATGGTCTATGGTGTGGATCACATTCGCATTAAACCCGGAATTGATAATGAATAAATTTTTATTAGCGACAACAGAACCTCCTCCAAGGCTTTTAAAAGTGATGGAGCAAGTTTGTTTAACAGCGTCATAAATGCCTCCTTGCGCCACGCATTCATTTTCTTCGTCAAGTTTTGGGTTTGGGGTGAAAGGAATGATAGTTGCTATATCGTTAGGCTTAAAAAGGGGGTCAATTTGGACATTCCTGATGCTTGTATAACCATTGATTTTTAATTTAGGATCACCAAAACGACTCCCCCCTTCTCTTTCATAGTTCAAACTCACATTATGCACTAAATTGACGCTATAAGTTTTAAACAAACTAGCGTCATTTTCAAACAAGCAATCATCAGGGTTTTTCTCGTTAGGAAAAGCGTTAAAATCACCGCAAGAATAGGGTAAAAAAGTGCCTGTAAAATTCGCTCTTAAAGGGCGATTAGCGTTATCTCTAGTCATGTTATAGCTGAGCGTTAAGGTATCCCTTTCGCTCAAATAACCATTGATCTTAGCCATCACATTGTTTTGCTCGCTAGGACTTCCTGTAACTTTATTACCCGCTTTAGGATCAAAAAGATTTTTCATCGCATTATCCCCATCACGATAATAGAAAATATTTTGATGCGTGTAATATAAAAGAATATCAAAATGATTGTTACGATAAGCGCCTATCACGGTTTCTCGATCCCCAAAGTTGGTTAAAAAAGTTGCAGCCCCACTTATGGCGTAGTCTTTACCTTTAGGGATAAAATCGCTCGCGCTTCTAGTTTCCATTTTAATCGCGCCAATTAAGGCCATAGGCCCCGCGCTCGCTTGAGCCGCTCCCTTAGTAACCACCACGCTTTTGAGCATTCCAGGGTCAATAATTGTATTGCCCTGATGCCCATAGCTTGCGCCCATTTGCGCTGCGCCATCCACTGTAACCCTAGCCAACCTGTCTTCAATACCGCGCACATAAATTTTTTGCGCTATAA
This region of Helicobacter pylori genomic DNA includes:
- a CDS encoding ATP-dependent helicase, whose product is MLETLQLNPEQLKAASALKGYNLVIASAGTGKTSTIVGRILYLLDNGIKPEEILLLTFTNKASSEMIARVAKYSKLSSKIEAGTFHAVAYRYLKEHYPNLSLKQPKELRKLLESIVDTKNALADDDKKPYTPQHLYALYSLYTNALKQEDFSAWLSSKNPEHTPYAAFYENILKEFENTKKKHNYMDYNDLLLLFKKTMLERSSPYKEVLCDEFQDTNPLQESILDAINPPSLFCVGDYDQSIYAFNGADISIISNFTQKYKNAQVFTLTKNYRSSKEILDLANQVIQHNQRIYPKNLEVVKSGRFNKPTLLNYNDNIAQCQDIAKRIVMRKNFKEVAVIFRNNASADQLEAALRSHNVPSKRKGSTSFFESKEVALALDICALIFNPKDIMAAIHVLSYISDIGSNTAKDIHEALMLLGDGDLKSALIQPNKEAKIYTKKKEITSMGLFEEIFALENSSRFNSVMDKAFHSHPVLMHPKISLNGAKMLSDFFILYTKASTHSPSALITHILKSAFFQTFKTRLLKERSKNKDGSYNEFKKLQAQKRFNEKMDLLSSLAKNYQNLGRFLNGTLIGSSEATQGEGVNLLSVHASKGLEFKDVYIIDLMEGRFPNHKLMNTGGGIEEERRLFYVAITRAKENLWLSYAKNELRENAKPKEHKPSVFLYEAGLLKPDSK
- the alpA gene encoding Hop family adhesin AlpA, whose translation is MIKKNRTLFLSLALCASMSYAEDDGGFFTVGYQLGQVMQDVQNPGGTKRDELARELNADVTNNILNNNTGGNVAGALSNAFSQYLYSLLGAYPTSLNGNDVSANALLQGAVGSGTCAAAGTAGGSSLNTQSACTAAGYYWLPSLTNRVLSTIGSETNYGTNTNFPNMQQQLTYLNAGNVFFNAMNKALEAKNGTSETSGATGPNNETYSTQAIQYLKGQQTILNNAANLLKQDELLLEAFNSAVAANIGNKEFNSAVFTGLVQGIIDQSQLVYNELTKNTITGSAVNSAGINSNQANSVQGRASQLPNALLNAEETLNKINALNNQVRSMPYLPQFRAGNSRSTNILNGFYTKIGYKQFFGKKRNIGLRYYGFFSYNGASVGFRSTQNNVGLYTYGVGTDVLYNIFSRSYQNRSVDMGFFSGIQLAGETFQSTLRDDPNVKLHGKINNTHFQFLFDFGMRMNFGKLDGKSNRHNQHTVEFGVVVPTIYNTYYKSAGTTVKYFRPYSVYWSYGYSF
- the alpB gene encoding Hop family adhesin AlpB; the encoded protein is MKQNLKPFKMIKENLMTQSQKVRFLAPLSLALSLSFNQVGAEEDGGFMTFGYELGQVVQQVKNPGKIKAEELAGLLNSTTTNNTNANTAGTGGNVAGTLGNLFMNQLGNLVDLYPTLNTSSIHQCGSSNSGGAAVTAATASSSTCFQGNLNLYNQMVSSIKTLSQDISKNIFQGNNNTTSANLSNQLSELNTASVYLTYMNSFLNANNQAGGIFQNNTNKNYGSNVSAEQIAYILKQASITMGPSGDSGAAQAFLDAALAQHVFNSANAGNDLSAKEFTSLVQNIVNTSQNALTLANNANISNSTGYQVSYGGNIDQARSTQLLNNATNTLAKVTALNNELKANPWLGNFAAGNSSQVNAFNGFITKIGYKQFFGENKNVGLRYYGFFSYNGAGVGNGPTYNQVNLLTYGVGTDVLYNVFSRSFGSRSLNAGFFGGIQLAGDTYISTLRNSPQLAKRPTATKFQFLFDVGLRMNFGILKKDLKSHNQHSIEIGVQIPTIYNTYYKAGGAEVKYFRPYSVYWVYGYAF
- the hofG gene encoding outer membrane beta-barrel protein HofG; translation: MRQEKYFLTSSLSLLSFLLYPVEAFDYRFSGRVENFSKIGFNNSQINTKKGIYPTESFIDIVTLAQVKVNLLPKGTENHRLSFSLGGAIAAIPYDKTKYDINQANGKIFGSIVENFIGGYHGYFFNKYLGPAYAGTSQSASYHARPYVVDTAFLRYDYKDVFGFKAGRYEANIDFMSGSNQGWEVYYQPYKTETQRLRFWWWSSFGRGLAFNSWIYEFFATVPYLKKGGNPSNSNDFINYGWHGITTTYSYRGLDAQFFYYFAPKTYNAPGFKLVYDTNRNFENVGFRSQSMIMTTFPLYYRGWYNPETNTYSLEDSTPHGSLLGRNGVTLNIRQVFWWDNFNWSIGFYNTFGNSDAFLGSHTMPRGNNTSYIGNEISITTRHAGMIGYDFWDNTAYDGLADAITNANTFTFYTSVGGIHKRFAWHVFGRVSHANKNALGQVGRANEYSLQFNASYAFTESVLLNFRITYYGARINKGYQAGYFGAPKFNNPDGDFNANYQDRSYMMTNLTLKF
- a CDS encoding TonB-dependent receptor domain-containing protein, whose product is MNDKRFRKYCSFSIVLSLLGMSELEAKEEEKEERKKDQKKNAQHTLGKVTTQAAKIFNYNNQTTISSKELERRQANQISDMFRRNPNINVGGGAVIAQKIYVRGIEDRLARVTVDGAAQMGASYGHQGNTIIDPGMLKSVVVTKGAAQASAGPMALIGAIKMETRSASDFIPKGKDYAISGAATFLTNFGDRETVIGAYRNNHFDILLYYTHQNIFYYRDGDNAMKNLFDPKAGNKVTGSPSEQNNVMAKINGYLSERDTLTLSYNMTRDNANRPLRANFTGTFLPYSCGDFNAFPNEKNPDDCLFENDASLFKTYSVNLVHNVSLNYEREGGSRFGDPKLKINGYTSIRNVQIDPLFKPNDIATIIPFTPNPKLDEENECVAQGGIYDAVKQTCSITFKSLGGGSVVANKNLFIINSGFNANVIHTIDHKNDNLFEYGLNYQNLTTFDKAIPNSELVKPGDAPDACLRVMGPNDPNMNGRCQRNGATANVVGVYAQANYTLHPMVTLGAGTRYDVYTLVDKDWQLHITQGFSPSAALNVSPLENLNFRLSYAYVTRGPMPGGLVWMRQDNLRYNRNLKPEIGQNVEFNTEYSSKYFDFRAAGFVQLISNYINQFSSTLFVTNLPAQDIIYVPGYEISGTAKYKGFSLGLSVARSWPSLKGRLIADVYELAATTGNVFILTASYKIPRTGLSITWLSRFVTDLSYCSYSPYRNGPTDIDRRPSNCPKTPGIFHVHKPGYGVSSFFITYKPAYKKLEGLSLNAVFNNVFNQQYINQASPVMSPDEPNQDKYARGMAEPGFNARFEISYKF